A single Perca flavescens isolate YP-PL-M2 chromosome 2, PFLA_1.0, whole genome shotgun sequence DNA region contains:
- the c2h22orf23 gene encoding UPF0193 protein EVG1, translated as METSRSRDGRGLWNNPRATQYSKETQDLLRLMMQESKLTNLQRKQINECLKNGAALPLTSESTSPASAPQPKTSKSVQKRLPGNPQRRSAESCRSGNSYVREKFHPGPIRDSEKEKRRLQNILATGKEEPTVAAFQNVRACRNLEVAEQKDEYQEVLDEIEERRQFLADMTSLGLEKQYINIITTEISQRIRELQVLDKARSPNKDEMMSERKGETAEQMTETMDLKETVGEKTHCH; from the exons ATGGAGACCTCACGGAGTAGAGATGGCAGAGGACTGTGGAACAACCCCAGAGCCACCCAGTACAGCAAGGAGACCCAGGATCTGCTGAGAT TAATGATGCAGGAATCAAAACTCACCAACCTCCAGAGAAAACAGATCAACGAATGCCTCAAGA ATGGAGCTGCTCTACCACTGACCTCTGAGTCCACATCACCAGCTTCTGCCCCTCAGCCTAAAACCAGTAAATCTGTTCAGAAACGTCTGCCAGGCAATCCTCAGAGACGCAGCGCTGAATCTTGTCGCTCTGGGAACAGCTATGTCAGAGAAAAGTTCCATCCTGGTCCTATAA GGGACtcggagaaagagaagaggaggcTTCAGAACATATTGGCAACGGGAAAAGAAGAGCCAACAGTTGCAGCTTTCCAAAATGTTCGTGCATGTCGGAACCTAGAAGTGGCAGAGCAGAAAGACGAGTATCAGGAAG TTCTGGATGAgatagaggagagaagacagttTCTGGCAGATATGACCTCTCTGGGTCTGGAGAAGCAGTACATCAACATCATCACCACTGAGATATCACAG AGGATTCGAGAACTGCAGGTGTTGGATAAGGCCCGCAGTCCCAACAAGGATGAAATGATGTCTGAGAGGAAAGGGGAGACTGCAGAACAGATGACAGAAACAATGGATTTGAAAGAGACCGTAGGAGAGAAGACTCACTGCCACTGA
- the micall1a gene encoding MICAL-like protein 1, translating to MGSLKALQEWCRIQCDNYNDVEVKDMSTSFRDGLAFCAIIHRYRPELINFDALSKENVYENNRLAFEVAETELGIPALLDPEDMVSMKVPDRLSIITYVSQYYNFFNNKSQANPPCMKRLSSVGLNEPAQKRPPTPLEDKVVESEPSRPAPTGVEAVADVKRSTLSSTCAACQKHVHLVQRFLVDGKLYHRNCFRCVECHSTLLPGSYKLGSNSGALVCTHHLARHALANRNGRLDLSERPVAGQSARIGRSASPRASPSERDRTETPSPVSQTTDAAVPTDDSATGAAVTANAADSLETAKEVDGSGETEVIPRSASPPNPFDESDEEEEEVEKEEETKTPAELTTNEDLPSTPISRHEGASRPVPAPRRVPEPTPPPPRPAPRVRLPRTADGPPVGESQKPPIPPKPRERSQSPGSLSGGTHKPKDPPWLALVQSEAKKKKAPPPPPVGLATPPNTGSLSSLKGEGSRPSTPPPPSNPFEDDEDNDENGEAEEEEGSAGSAIPSTVVASHPWYSISQAADAPAADTPPSGGSSSRSASPGSAKSKKRPAPRAPQPPAGHQVFPPSQSSSCSPSPALSTESLSSGSDHSSSHPPAGGSASSDQEHAFTKSVSEPSICSPCDSAASPSSSSSSSSTGRLPHPSLSPYPSPMPSNASSAPATPQTSRSFGSQGAGAPPPPRPPTTPSPLASEATQSHNKRICKENPFNRKASPSPAKSKTKPPKGPRPARPPAPGHGFPLIKRKVQSDQYIPVEDIHGEMGQLEKQLDELEQRGVELEKKLRDNPNDEDEEHLLVDWFTLIHEKHLLVRREAELVYTAKQQNLEERQADVEYELRCLLNKPEKDWSEEDKSREQELMAELVTIIEQRNQIVNSMDQDRQREEEEDKLVEAMLKKKDFHKDPDVDQQKKKGAKFKPIKVLKRLSHKGEPGKSPRKEKTP from the exons ATGGGATCTCTGAAGGCTCTGCAGGAGTGGTGTCGGATACAGTGTGACAATTACAACGATGTGGAAGTAAAGGACATGTCAACGTCCTTTCGGGACGGTTTGGCGTTTTGTGCCATAATTCATCGTTACAGACCAGAATTGAT AAACTTTGACGCGCTGTCTAAAGAGAATGTCTATGAGAACAACCGACTG GCGTTTGAAGTGGCAGAGACAGAGCTGGGGATTCCCGCCCTGTTGGACCCAGAAGACATGGTGTCCATGAAAGTGCCTGACCGGCTCAGTATCATCACATACGTTTCCCAGTACTACAACTTCTTCAACAACAAGTCTCAAG CAAACCCCCCTTGCATGAAAAGGCTGAGTTCTGTCGGTCTGAATGAGCCAGCCCAGAAAAGACCCCCGACCCCTTTGGAAGACAAAGTGGTTGAGTCTGAG CCGAGCCGGCCCGCGCCGACCGGTGTAGAAGCGGTTGCAGACGTCAAGCGCAGCACGCTGAGCAGCACCTGCGCCGCCTGCCAGAAACATGTCCACCTGGTGCAGAGGTTTCTGGTGGACGGCAAGCTCTACCATCGCAACTGCTTCAG GTGCGTAGAGTGTCACAGCACTTTGCTCCCTGGATCCTACAAATTAGGAAGCAACTCCGGGGCCTTGGTCTGTACGCATCACCTTGCAAGGCACGCCTTAGCCAATCGGAACGGCCGGCTAGATCTTAGTGAGAGACCAGTGGCAGGTCAGTCTGCCAGGATTGGTCGCAGCGCAAGTCCTCGCGCCTCGCCCTCTGAGAGGGACCGGACCGAGACTCCTTCTCCAGTAAGCCAAACGACTGACGCGGCCGTGCCTACCGACGACTCTGCCACAGGCGCTGCTGTTACGGCAAATGCGGCCGACTCTTTGGAGACGGCAAAAGAGGTGGATGGAAGTGGCGAGACAGAGGTGATCCCACGCTCTGCTTCTCCTCCCAACCCTTTTGACGAGAgcgatgaagaggaggaagaggtggagaaagaggaagagactaAAACACCAGCCGAATTAACCACCAACGAGGACCTTCCTTCCACGCCGATCAGTCGTCATGAAGGTGCCAGTCGGCCGGTACCGGCCCCCCGCCGGGTCCCTGagcccacccctcctcctcctcgcccTGCCCCTCGGGTTCGGCTACCCCGTACGGCAGACGGCCCTCCAGTCG GTGAATCCCAGAAGCCTCCGATTCCTCCCAAACCTCGAGAAAGATCCCAGTCTCCTGGAAG CCTGTCCGGTGGCACCCATAAACCCAAAGACCCACCTTGGCTCGCCCTGGTCCAATCAGAAGCCAAGAAGAAGaaagcccctccccctccccctgtcGGACTGGCAACCCCTCCCAATACAggctctctgtcctctctcaaaGGGGAGGGCTCCAGGCCCAGCACGCCCCCTCCACCCTCCAACCCATTCGAGGACGATGAGGACAATGATGAGAATGGCGAggcagaggaagaagaggggaGCGCAGGAAGTGCCATTCCATCCACAGTTGTGGCTAGTCACCCCTGGTACAGCATCTCTCAGGCGGCTGACGCGCCAGCAGCAGACACTCCCCCCAGTGGAGGAAGCTCGTCCCGCTCCGCCAGCCCCGGGAGCGCTAAGAGCAAGAAACGGCCGGCACCTCGCGCTCCACAGCCACCTGCAGGGCACCAgg TTTTCCCTCCCTCTCAGTCCTCCTCTTGCTCTCCCTCTCCAGCTCTGAGCACAGAGAGTCTGTCCTCTGGCTCGGACCACAGCTCCTCCCACCCCCCTGCGGGTGGCAGTGCCAGCAGCGACCAGGAGCACGCCTTCACCAAAAGTGTGTCGGAGCCTTCCATCTGTTCACCGTGTGACTCTGCGGcgtctccttcctcctcctcctcctcctcctcgaccGGGCGCCTGCCTCATCCTTCCCTAAGCCCCTACCCTTCTCCCATGCCGTCAAATGCCAGCTCAGCTCCGGCCACCCCACAGACCAGTCGCAGTTTTGGGAGCCAAGGGGCCGGagccccaccaccaccacgacCCCCAACAACCCCCAGCCCATTGGCCTCAGAGGCCACCCAATCACACAATAAG CGGATCTGTAAGGAGAACCCGTTTAACAGGAAGGCTTCCCCCTCCCCTGCTAAATCCAAAACCAAACCACCAAAAGGCCCTCGTCCTGCCAGACCCCCGGCCCCCGGCCATGGCTTCCCTCTAATCAAACGCAAG GTGCAGTCAGACCAGTACATCCCAGTGGAGGACATCCACGGGGAGATGGGGCAGCTGGAGAAGCAGCTGGACGAACTGGAGCAGAGGGGAGTGGAGCTGGAGAAGAAGCTGAGAGACAACCCCAACG ATGAGGATGAGGAGCACCTGTTGGTGGACTGGTTCACTCTCATCCACGAGAAACACCTTTTAGTGCGACGAGAAGCCGAGCTGGTCTACAC AGCGAAGCAGCAGAACCTGGAAGAGAGGCAAGCTGACGTGGAGTATGAGCTGAGGTGTCTTCTCAACAAACCAG AGAAAGACTGGAGCGAGGAGGACAAGAGTCGGGAGCAGGAGCTAATGGCTGAGCTGGTTACCATCATTGAACAGCGCAACCAAATCGTCAACAGCATGGACCAGGACAGGCAGAG ggaagaagaggaggataaACTTGTGGAGGCCatgctgaagaaaaa AGACTTCCATAAGGATCCGGACGTTGACCAGCAGAAGAAAAAAGGGGCAAAGTTCAAACCCATTAAGGTGCTCAAGCGGCTGAGCCATAAAGGAGAACCAGGCAAGAGCCCCCGCAAGGAGAAAACACCATAG